One window from the genome of Macrobrachium rosenbergii isolate ZJJX-2024 chromosome 2, ASM4041242v1, whole genome shotgun sequence encodes:
- the Sod2 gene encoding superoxide dismutase [Mn], mitochondrial, which produces MLATQLRPLKTAERGQCVSWFFDIGPQRYEERNIIVRYCDIKMLSFSRLFASRGLVAAGVRSCQKHTLPDLPYDYNALEPVICAEIMQLHHSKHHQTYVNNLNVAEEKLAEAHAKGDVSTVISLAPALKFNGGGHINHTIFWQNLSPDGGEPSGELLAAINRDFGSLDAMKSQLSAATIAVQGSGWGWLGYNKQKGALQIATCPNQDPLQASTGLVPLFGIDVWEHAYYLQYKNVRPDYVNAIWKVANWKDISARFAAAK; this is translated from the exons ATGTTGGCGACTCAACTCCGGCCACTGAAGACAGCTGAACGTGGCCAGTGCGTCAGCTGGTTCTTCGATATTGGCCCTCAACGTTACGAGGAACGCAATATTATTGTACGATACTGTGATATCAAGATGCTCAGTTTCAGCCGTCTGTTCGCTTCCCGAGG GTTGGTGGCCGCAGGTGTACGAAGCTGCCAGAAACACACGTTGCCCGATCTTCCTTATGACTACAATGCTTTAGAACCCGTAATTTGTGCTGAGATTATGCAGCTTCATCACTCAAAGCATCACCAGACCTATGTCAATAATCTTAATGTAGCTGAGGAAAAGTTGGCTGAAGCTCATGccaagg GTGATGTAAGCACTGTGATATCCTTGGCACCTGCCCTGAAGTTCAATGGAGGAGGTCACATTAATCACACAATTTTCTGGCAGAATTTATCCCCAGATGGTGGTGAACCATCAG GAGAACTGCTAGCTGCCATTAACAGAGATTTTGGCAGTCTTGATGCAATGAAAAGTCAGCTCTCAGCAGCCACTATAGCAGTCCAGGGTTCAGGATGGGGTTGGTTAGGATATAACAAACAGAAGGGGGCACTACAAATTGCTACTTGTCCCAATCAG gaCCCTCTGCAAGCATCAACAGGTCTTGTACCTTTGTTTGGAATTGATGTGTGGGAGCATGCTTACTACTTACAATACAAGAATGTTAGACCAGATTATGTCAATGCGATATGGAAGGTAGCCAATTGGAAGGACATTTCGGCAAGATTTGCTGCTGCAAAGTGA